The Sphingobacteriales bacterium region CTGACTTAATGTTGTTGTCAGGCAGGTTATTCAAAGATTTTATGCTCTCTACCGAAACACCGTATTTTTTTGAAATACTGAACAATGTTTCGCCCGGGACAACTACATGAAAAATCTCATCACCGGAAGGTTTAGGGGTTGCAGCCGGAACGGCCGGTTGAACCTGTGGCGTTTGTGCCTGCCCCGTTCCCACAATAAGCTTTTGCCCAACCTGAATATAATCAGAGGTCAGATTGTTCCACTGTTTGATCTGAGTAACAGTAACTCCGTATTTTCTGGCAATGGAAAACAAGCCTTCTCCCGCCTGAACGATATGATAGGTTTCATTACCTGAAGCTGTAACTTTAGGTTCGGTTTTAGGTGCCGGTGTTTCTGCCGGTTTCTGATAAACAGGATTTTCCGGCTGTTTTACAACGGGTTTCTTAATAATCAGCGCATCCGGATTGTCGAAACCGTCTTTGGTTGTTTTAGGGACTGTAGTTTCCGTTTTCACCTCAGGTACAGAAATTATTATTTTCATTCCGGGATAAATTTTCTGTGAAGTAAGATGGTTGAGGCTGATGAGTTTAAATACGGTTGTGTTATTCTTCTGGGCTATGGTATAAAGGTCTTCTCCTGCCTGTGCCACGTAAAAAACAGTGTCGGACCTGACTGCCGGTGTTGCAATTTTGGGTTCTTCAGGCGTTTCAGTGGGTTCAAAAGCAGTGGTTCCCTGACCGACAATCAGTTTATCTCCCGGACTGATATTATCCCCTGTCAGGTTGTTCCATTTCTTTAGATTTTCAACAGAAACACTATATTTTTTTGACAGGGAAAAGAGTGTTTCACCAGCTTGAACGACATGCATATTGACAGCAGCAGGCGGCTCACTTTCTTTTGTAACTTCATTAGCTTTGGTTGGCTCAGGTTCTTTAATGGTCGTCTCCTGACCGGGCTTTTTTTCTTCATCTTCAAAAACAACAACCGTCTTTGTTTCGGGAGTTATCACTTCTACAGGTTCTTCTGTCCCCTCTTTTTGATTCTCAGGTTGCACCACAGGTACTTCTTCAAATACATTTTCCTTGACTTCCTGCTTGTCTTCAGTTACCCGTTTTTCTTCTTCCTGAACAACCGGCTTTTGTTCTGCAACAGGCTCTTCGGGTTTGATCACTCTTGTCTCGGCAGGTTCTGTGCGCTTTTGCCGTAAATAAAGTATTTCACCTACGGCAGGCTCTTCTCCAGGTTTCAACAGGTTTTTTTCATACAGACTGGCTAGTTTTATTCCGTATTCCTGTGAAACAGAGTACATCCTGTCTTCTTTTCTGACGATATGATAAGATTCTTTAGCCGTTGTCTTTTTGGGTGCCAGATAAACTATCTGTCCTTCCTTTAAAGGCTTTTGCTCTGTTAAGTCGTTGTATTCAAGCAACTTAGCCAGACTGATTCCATTCCTTTTGGCAATGAGTGCATAGGTATCACCCTGCTTGGCCTGAATAGCCGGTATTCCGTTGTATTTAAACTGCTGATCGGCAACCGGAGCCGGCTCGGTGCTATAACCTTTTGGTAAGGCAACATCATAAATTGTCAATTGATTTTTTTCTATCAAATCTATCAGAAGTTCGGCATAATTTCTTCTGGTAGCGTATCCGGCTTCTTTCAGTCCTTTTGCCCATCCCTTATAATCAAGAATATCAAGCTGAAAGAGAGCTGCATACCTTGCATTGCCTGTCAGATAATCAGAATGGTCGATAAAGGACTCCTGAACCGTTTTGTATTTTCTGAAACATTCGTTGGTCTGATCGTCATCAAAATAAATAGATTCTCCTTTCCAGTCTTTTCCGCATTTTATTCCAAAATGATTGTTGGCTTTGGTTGCCAGATAACTGTTTCCACTTGCCGACTCGAGTATTCCCTGAGCCAATGTGATACTGGCAGGAACTTTTGATCGTTTCATCTCACTGATGGCCAGATCCCTGTATTTTTTAATGTACTTTTGCGTTGCGTTCAGTTCATCATCACTTTTTCCGGCATAGGGATCCTGATAAGCCGGTGTATTTTTGCCTGAGTCATCGGGCGGTTTCGACACATTGGTCTTTGTAGCCTTGCATCCCTGTAAAAGCAGCAAACACAGCAACGGAGTGATATACAATAATTTAGCCCTAGTCTTCATAACATTATTTTTTTATTTCAGACGACAACTTTTGTCTGTTTTTATAAATCAACAAACTCATTTCTTTTTCATCCATTACATCATTGACCGTTTCCAGAACAGCCATTGCGTCTATATGATTAACCATTTTAAAATATTCATGCTTAGATAAAACATAACCCAAATCCATCAGGTTTCGTGCCTGATTTTGCATCACAAGTCCGTAGTTTTCGCGATACATGGCATATTGACTCAACATCTGACGTTTGGCACGGTTGAGTTCAAATGAAGATAATTTGTTTTCCCTGAGTTTTTTCAATTCCTTGCTGACAAGCGAAATACTTTTATCGAGATACTGTATATCCGTTCCATACTGTATGGTAAAAGAACCTGAATCGAGATAGGCATTGTAGCCGCTTGAAATGTTGTAGGCAAATGCATGTTTCTCCCTTAGGATAACATTCAGCCTCGAACTCATCCAGTCGCCTCCGAGAATATTATTAATCAGCGATAAAACAATACGTTTCTTTTCTTTCAGCGGATAGGCCCGATT contains the following coding sequences:
- a CDS encoding LysM peptidoglycan-binding domain-containing protein, giving the protein MKTRAKLLYITPLLCLLLLQGCKATKTNVSKPPDDSGKNTPAYQDPYAGKSDDELNATQKYIKKYRDLAISEMKRSKVPASITLAQGILESASGNSYLATKANNHFGIKCGKDWKGESIYFDDDQTNECFRKYKTVQESFIDHSDYLTGNARYAALFQLDILDYKGWAKGLKEAGYATRRNYAELLIDLIEKNQLTIYDVALPKGYSTEPAPVADQQFKYNGIPAIQAKQGDTYALIAKRNGISLAKLLEYNDLTEQKPLKEGQIVYLAPKKTTAKESYHIVRKEDRMYSVSQEYGIKLASLYEKNLLKPGEEPAVGEILYLRQKRTEPAETRVIKPEEPVAEQKPVVQEEEKRVTEDKQEVKENVFEEVPVVQPENQKEGTEEPVEVITPETKTVVVFEDEEKKPGQETTIKEPEPTKANEVTKESEPPAAVNMHVVQAGETLFSLSKKYSVSVENLKKWNNLTGDNISPGDKLIVGQGTTAFEPTETPEEPKIATPAVRSDTVFYVAQAGEDLYTIAQKNNTTVFKLISLNHLTSQKIYPGMKIIISVPEVKTETTVPKTTKDGFDNPDALIIKKPVVKQPENPVYQKPAETPAPKTEPKVTASGNETYHIVQAGEGLFSIARKYGVTVTQIKQWNNLTSDYIQVGQKLIVGTGQAQTPQVQPAVPAATPKPSGDEIFHVVVPGETLFSISKKYGVSVESIKSLNNLPDNNIKSGQKLKIK